A genome region from Ottowia testudinis includes the following:
- a CDS encoding DMT family transporter, translating to MTTPSSHPGALPSLALLYNALVWGLSWIAFKALHAHGLHPLWSTAIVYAGGLAGLLLWRPGSLRGLLAHPHLLGLAVAAGTTNVGFNWAVTLGDVVRVTLLFYLMPVWSIGLAWWLLRERPTGAALARLALALVGLVLVLQRPGMGWPWPSGAADWLALMGGFCFALTNALLRRWRNTPQDARVLAMFGGGLVMGGGLALLGLAGPAPSALPAGAWPWALGLTLAFLSGNLALQYAAARLPAQVTALIMLAEVLFATGSAVLLGAADPTPRTWAGGALIVLAALLSILPARR from the coding sequence ATGACCACCCCTTCATCACACCCCGGCGCCCTGCCCTCGCTGGCGCTGCTCTACAACGCGCTGGTGTGGGGGTTGTCGTGGATCGCGTTCAAGGCGCTGCACGCGCACGGGCTGCACCCGCTGTGGAGCACGGCCATCGTCTACGCTGGCGGGCTGGCAGGGCTGCTGTTGTGGCGGCCGGGCAGCTTGCGCGGGCTGCTGGCGCACCCGCATTTGCTGGGGTTGGCCGTGGCCGCCGGCACCACCAACGTCGGCTTCAACTGGGCGGTGACGCTGGGCGACGTGGTGCGCGTGACGCTGCTGTTCTACCTGATGCCGGTGTGGTCGATCGGCTTGGCCTGGTGGTTGCTGCGCGAGCGGCCGACCGGCGCCGCGCTGGCACGGCTGGCGCTGGCGCTCGTCGGCTTGGTGCTGGTGCTGCAACGGCCGGGCATGGGATGGCCGTGGCCCAGCGGCGCGGCCGACTGGCTGGCGCTGATGGGGGGTTTTTGCTTTGCCCTGACCAACGCGCTGCTGCGCCGCTGGCGCAACACGCCGCAGGACGCGCGCGTGCTGGCGATGTTCGGCGGCGGGCTGGTGATGGGCGGCGGCCTGGCGCTGCTTGGGCTGGCCGGCCCCGCGCCGAGCGCGCTACCGGCCGGCGCGTGGCCCTGGGCGCTGGGGCTGACGCTGGCTTTTTTGTCCGGCAACCTGGCGCTGCAGTACGCCGCGGCCCGGCTGCCGGCGCAAGTCACGGCACTGATCATGCTGGCCGAAGTGCTGTTTGCCACCGGCTCGGCGGTGCTGCTGGGGGCGGCCGACCCGACGCCGCGCACCTGGGCCGGCGGCGCGCTCATCGTGCTGGCGGCGCTGTTGTCGATCTTGCCGGCGCGGCGTTAA
- the glcF gene encoding glycolate oxidase subunit GlcF, whose translation MQTALAPEFAGTDAGREAEAILRKCVHCGFCTATCPTYQLLGDELDGPRGRIYLIKQVLEGETPTRTTQLHLDRCLTCRNCETTCPSGVRYGHLVDIGRQIVEAKVPRPPAEARTRRLLKKGLTSPLFGPAMRLGQSVRGWLPVALQAKVPERRGAGAWPRRTHPRKVLLLEGCVQPAMAPNINAATARVLDAAGIECVLARGQGCCGAVKFHLADGAGGLAQMRANIDAWWPHIERGAAHGGVEAIVINASGCGAMVKDYGHLLRHEPRYAGRAEKVSALARDLSELLPDIAAALAGRVRPTAEVLAWHPPCTLQHGQQLRGGVEQHLGALGFKLQPAAQEPHLCCGSAGTYSVLQPALATQLRDRKLGHLLGERAADRPAAVLSANIGCITHLQSGTELPVRHWVELLDEALSASK comes from the coding sequence ATGCAGACCGCGCTCGCCCCCGAATTTGCAGGCACCGACGCCGGCCGCGAGGCCGAGGCCATCCTGCGCAAGTGCGTGCACTGCGGTTTTTGCACCGCTACCTGCCCCACTTACCAGCTGCTGGGCGACGAGCTGGACGGCCCGCGCGGGCGCATCTACCTGATCAAGCAGGTGCTGGAGGGCGAAACCCCCACGCGCACCACGCAACTGCACCTGGACCGGTGCCTGACCTGCCGCAACTGCGAGACCACCTGCCCGAGCGGCGTGCGATACGGCCACCTGGTCGACATCGGCCGCCAGATCGTCGAGGCCAAGGTGCCGCGCCCGCCGGCCGAGGCGCGCACGCGCCGGCTGCTGAAAAAAGGGCTGACCTCGCCCCTGTTCGGCCCGGCGATGCGGCTGGGCCAGTCGGTGCGCGGCTGGCTGCCGGTGGCGCTGCAAGCCAAGGTGCCCGAGCGGCGCGGCGCCGGCGCCTGGCCGCGCCGCACCCACCCGCGCAAGGTGCTGCTGCTCGAAGGCTGCGTGCAGCCGGCGATGGCGCCCAACATCAATGCCGCCACCGCGCGCGTGCTCGACGCCGCTGGCATCGAATGCGTGCTGGCGCGCGGCCAGGGCTGCTGCGGCGCCGTCAAGTTCCACTTGGCCGACGGCGCCGGCGGGCTGGCGCAGATGCGCGCCAACATCGACGCCTGGTGGCCGCACATCGAGCGCGGCGCAGCGCACGGCGGGGTGGAGGCCATCGTCATCAACGCCTCGGGCTGCGGCGCCATGGTCAAGGACTACGGCCACCTGCTGCGCCACGAGCCGCGCTATGCCGGCCGCGCCGAAAAGGTGTCGGCCCTGGCGCGCGACCTGAGCGAGCTGCTGCCCGACATCGCCGCCGCGCTGGCCGGCCGCGTGCGCCCCACCGCCGAGGTGCTGGCCTGGCACCCGCCCTGCACGCTGCAGCACGGCCAGCAACTGCGTGGCGGTGTCGAGCAGCACCTGGGCGCGCTGGGGTTCAAGCTGCAGCCGGCCGCGCAGGAGCCGCACCTGTGCTGCGGCTCGGCCGGCACCTATTCGGTGCTGCAGCCCGCGCTGGCGACGCAGTTGCGCGACCGCAAGCTGGGCCACCTGCTGGGCGAGCGCGCCGCCGACCGGCCGGCTGCCGTGCTGTCGGCCAACATCGGCTGCATCACGCACCTGCAGTCGGGCACTGAGCTGCCGGTGCGGCATTGGGTGGAATTGCTCGACGAAGCGCTGAGTGCTTCAAAATAG